A segment of the Candidatus Andeanibacterium colombiense genome:
CAAGGTTCCGACCGAGCATGCCGGCATCTTCACCGCCTCGCTCGGCTATACCTATGTGTTTAACCACACCATCCAGCAGTATCCGGGCGACCCGGAGGTGAACAAGCTCGCGTATGACAGCGACTATTACATCCCGCGCGACAAGGGCACGGCCAGCATCACCTGGGATCTCGGCAAGTTCAGCACCACGCTCACCGGCCAGCGGCTGGGCAAGCTGCCAAACTGGAACGAGGACGCCTATATCAAGGCCAGCTACCTGTTCAATCTCTCGGCCCAGTACACCATCAACGACCACCTGCAGATCTCGGGCACGGTGACCAACCTGTTCGACCAGGGCCCGGTCTACGATCCGAGCTACGCATCATACCCCTATTACGACATCTCGTGGTTCGACGGGGTCGGCCGCAGCTTCTATCTCCAGCTCAGCTGGAAACTCGGCGGCCAGCCGCTCTGACGCATTGACGCAAAAGCCTTTGTTCCCCCGATCGGTTGCCGATCGGGGGAACGATGCTAGTTTCTGCTGCAACCGCCGATTCGGGCGGACTAAAACATCGCGAACAAAGAGGTTAACCGCCACGCGGGGCTGCGGTCGATGAAGTGCACTTTCACATTCGAGACGGGGGTATCGATCATGCAGGAAGCCACATTCCAGAGTTCAGACGGGCTCAAGATCTTTTATCGTTCATGGGCCGCCGAAGGCCCACCCAAGGCTGTCATCGTGATCAACCACGGCTTCAATTCCCACAGCGGCCAATACATTCCGGTTGCCGAGCAGTTCTCCAAAGCCGGCTTCGCGGTCTTCGCCCTCGACATGCGGGGCCGCGGCAAGTCCGAAGGCAAGCGCTTCTTCGTTAATGACGTGAAGGAGCATACCGGCGATCTCCACCACATGATCCTGCTGGCCAAGGCGGATTATCCGGAATTGCCGGTGTTTCTGCTGGGCCATTCGGCAGGCGGGGTGGTTTCCGCCACCTATGTGCTCGAACATCAGGACGAGTTGGCCGGCTTCGTGTGCGAGGATTTCGCGTTCAAGATTCCGGCGCCGGACTTCGCGCTGGCGGCGATCAAGTTCCTCGGCAGGATATTCCCGAACCTGCCGATCCTCAAGCTGAAGATGCAGGATTTCACGCGCGATCCGGAGGCCGTTGCCCGGCTGCTGGCCGATCCGCTGACCAAGAACGAAACCCAGCCGGCCACAACCGTCGCCGCGCTGGCGCGGGCGGACGATCACCTGAAGGTCTCGTTCGGCCAGATCACCCTGCCCCTGCTGATCCTGCACGGCACCGCCGACAAGGCGACGATGTACCAGGGCAGCCAGTTCTTCCTCGATCACGCCAGCTCGGCCGACAAGACGCTGAAACTCTACGAAGGCCATTACCACGATCTGCTGGCCGACATCGGCAAGGAGCAAGTGCTGGCCGATATCCTCGGCTGGATCGACGCACATCTGAAATAGGCCTCTCCCACTGTATGGGGCGCACCCGGTCCATTCACTCAAAGGAACAAGCGATGCCCACGATCACCACCGCCGACGGCACCGAAATCTTTTACAAGGACTGGGGCCCGAAGGATGCCCAGCCGATCGTGTTCCACCACGGCTGGCCACTGTCGGCCGACGACTGGGACAACCAGATGATGTTCTTCCTCGGCGAAGGCTTCCGCGTGATCGCGCATGACCGCCGGGGGCATGGCCGCTCAAGCCAGAGCGACGGCGGGCACGATATGGACACCTATGCCGCCGATATGATCGAACTGGCCGACCATCTCGATCTCAAGGACGCGGTCCATGTCGGCCATTCGACCGGCGGCGGCGAAGTGATCCATTACGTCGCGCGCGCCAAGCCCGGCCGCGTCGCCAAGGCAGTGCTGATCGGCGCGGTCCCGCCGCTGATGCTCAAGACCGAAGCCAATCCCGGAGGAATCCCGCGCGAGGGCTTCGATACGTTCCGCGCCGGCACTGCCAACAACCGCGCGCAATTCTTCCTCGATGTCCCGAGCGGCCCGTTCTACGGCTATAACCGGCCGGGCGCGAAGATCGACGAAGGCGTGATCCGCAACTGGTGGCGCCAGGGCATGATGGGTAGCGTGAAAGCCCATTACGACTGCGTGAAGGCCTTTTCGGAAACGGATTTCACCGAAGACATGAAGAGCGTCGACGTGCCGGTGTTCCTGATGCACGGTGAGGACGATCAGGTGGTCCCGATCGCCGATTCCGCGCTGATCGGGATCAAACTGCTCAAGCACGGTTCGATCAAAACCTATCCCGGCTATCCGCACGGCATGTGCACCACCCATCCGGAAGTGATCAATCCGGACCTGCTCGCTTTCATCAAGGAATAAAACCGCCGATGACGTTACCCCCACAGGCCGCAGCGGTCATCGAAGAACGCGGCGCACAGATGTTCCCGACCCTGCCGCATGACGCGGTGGAGCGGCTGTGCCGGTTCGGGGAGAAAAAGACCTTTCCCCAGGGCAGCCAGGTGGTGAAAGCCGGCGAGCCGGGGATGGGACTGATCGTGATCCTGTCGGGCGAGGTCGAGGTCACCCAGAACAACGGCCAGATCGGCAACGCGCATATCGTCACCCATGGGCCGGGCTCGTTCATGGGCGAGTTGGCCCAGTTGTCGGGGCGCCCGTCGCTGGTCGACGGGCTTGCCCTCAGCGATGTCGAGGCGGTGGTTCTGCCGCCCGACAAATTGCGGGCGGTGCTCATCGCCGAGGCTTCGCTGGGCGAACAAATCATGCGCGCGCTGATCCTGCGACGGGTCGGCCTGCTTCAGACCGGCGGCGGCGGGCCGGTGATCATCGGTTCGGACGAAAGCTCGGACGTGCTGCGCCTCACCGGCTTCCTGCGCCGCAACGGCCATCCCTATCAGGTGCTCGATCCGGCCGTCGACACCGGCGCGCAGGCGCTGGTCGAGAAGTTCCATGTCGAGCCCGAGCAGATGCCCTTCGTACTCTGTCCGGGCGGCCAGATGCTCCATAACCCGAGCGAGGACGTGATCGCGCGCTGCATCGGACTGGTCGGTGAGATCGATCAGAACAAGCTCTACGATGTGGTCGTGATCGGCGCCGGGCCGGCCGGATTGGCGACCGCGGTCTATGCCGGTTCCGAAGGGTTGGCGGTGCTGGTGATCGATTGCCGCTCGTTCGGCGGGCAGGCCGGCGCATCCTCGCGGATCGAGAACTATCTCGGTTTTCCGACCGGGATTTCCGGCCTCGCGCTGATGGCCCGCGCCTATAATCAGGCGCAGAAATTCGGGGTCGAATTCGCGATTCCGGACGAGGCGACCCGGCTCGAATGCAGCAACGATCCGCTCCGGCTCGAATTAAAGACCGGCGAAACGGTCAAAACCCGCACACTGGTGGTCGCGGCCGGCGCGCAATACCGCCGGCTCGAAGTGCCCGACCTCGAGAAATACGAAGGCAAATGCGTTCATTACTGGGCGTCGCCGCTCGAAGCGAGTTTGTGCAAGGGCCGCGACGTTGCACTGGTGGGCGGCGGAAATTCGGCCGGGCAGGCGGTGGTCTACCTCGCCGAGAACGCGCGCCGGGTGACACTGATCGTGCGCCGTCCGCTCGAAGCGACGATGTCGCAATATCTGGTCGACCGGATTCGCGGGCTCAAGAACATCGACATCGTAACCGGATCGGAAATCGTCGCATTGGAAGACGATGGCGACTGCCTCGGCGCGATTATCACGCGCGACCGGGCGAGCGGCGCGGAAACCCGCCACGAAGTGCGTGAGCTGTTCTCGTTCATCGGCGCGGACCCGAACACCCATTGGCTGCAGGCCTCGGGCATCAAGACCGACCCGCGCGGCTTCGTGTTCACCGGCAATGAAGCAGGGGGCGACGGCAGGCACATGCTCGAAACCAGCCGCAAGGGCGTGTTCGCGGTCGGCGATGTCCGGGCAAGCTCGGTCAAGCGGGTCGCCGCCTCGGTCGGTGACGGCGCGCAGGTGGTGGCCGCGCTGCACCCGGTACTGGCAGAACTACGCGAGCGCCACAAACAGACCGAGGAAGCCTGAGCATGGAAGAATGCGCGCATCTCGACACGATCGAGGAGGTCACCCCGAGCGCGAAGGGCTGCGAGGAATGTTTGAAGATCGGCAGTCCTTGGGTCCATCTGCGCCTGTGCCGGAGCTGCGGCCATGTCGGTTGCTGCGACGATTCTCCGCACCGCCACGCCCGCGCGCATTTCCACGCCATCGGTCACCCAATCATCGAGGGCTATGACCCGCATGAGGGCTGGGGCTGGTGCTATGTCGAGGATGTCGAGGTGGAGCTGCCCGACCAGACCCCCCAGGTGGGGCCGATCCCGCGGTTCTATTAACCTCCTCCTCTCCCCTCAACCGTCGTGCCCAGCCACTTGGCCGCCTCGCCTGGCGTCCGCTTGTCCTTGTCGCGATCCACCATCCAGTTGGCCTGCCGCATCGCATCGATTCCGATCTTCCCCACTAACGGCTTCAACGCCTCCGCCAGTTTCGGATCGGCGCCCGGCCGCAGCAGCAGCACCGCGTCGTACCCCGGCAGCGCATGGCGCGGATCGCTTAGCGTCACCAGATCCTGCGCCGAAATCCGCCCGTCGGAGGAGAAGGCCGAGATAACATCGGCCGCCCCATCACTCAGCGCGCGGTACATGAAGGTCGGGCTGTAGGAGCGGGCGTCCCTGAACCGCAGCCCATAGGCGCGATCGACCGCCTGCCATTCGGGGCGGCTGAGGAACTCGAGGTCGGAGGCCAGCTTGAGCTGCGGCGCCTGGCTAGCAAGATCGGTCAGACTCCTGATTCCCAATGCTTCCGCCCGGCCGCGCTTCATCGCGAAGGCATAGGCGTTCTCGAACCCGAGCGAGCCTTGCAGCGTCACCCCGTCCCGTTTGGCCAGCTCGCTCGTCAGCGCTGCCAACATTTCCTTCGAAGGAGGATTATCATTCCGCTTCAGGACATTGGCCCACAATGTTCCAGAGTAGTCGACATAAACGTCGATATCCCCCGCCGCGACCGCGCGATAGGCGATCGCCGAGCCGAGATTGTCGCGTCGCTCGGTCTTGAAGCCCGCACGGTGCAGCCGATCTTCGATCAATCCAGCGAGGATATATTGTTCGGAGAAGTTCTTCGCCCCGACCACGATCGTGCGCTGCTGCGTGCCGGCAGGCCCGACGAATGCCGTGGCGCTCGCCGCCAGCAGCAGCGCCAGTCCGGTGATCCAGCGTGGCCGCGACCGCCGCGCGAGCCCGCTCTCGATCAGCGCCAGCAGCCCGTCCGCGACCAATGCCAGCACCGCCGCCGCGACGCAGCCGACCAGCACCCGCTGCCAGTTTTCGGTCTGCAAGCCGGAGAATATCAGATCGCCGAGGCTCGGCTGGCCGATGGTTGTGGCGAGGGTCGCGGTGCCGATGGTCCACACCGCCGCGGTGCGGATCCCGGCGAGGATCACCGGCGCGCCGAGCGGCAGTTCGACCAGCCGCAGACGCTGGGTGCCAGTCATCCCCAACCCGTCCGCCGCCTCACGCAAGGCCGGATCGATCCCGCGGATCGCGGCAACGCCGTTGCGCACGATCGGCAGCAGTGCATAGACTGTCAGTGCGAGCAACGCGGGCAAGAAGCCCAGCGCCGGGATCGGCCAGCCGGTCGCCCGCGCGATCAGCAGCAGCAGCGGATAGAACAATGCCAGCAACGCAAGGCCCGGGATCGTCTGCGCAAGGCTGATCGCGCCGAGCAAGGGTGCGCTCGCCCGCCGGTTATGCGCGGCCCAGATCGCAATCGGCAGCCCGATCGCCGCGGCCGCGAGCACCGCGCAGGCGCTGAGCAGCAGATGCGCCTGCATCAGCCGCAGCAGCTCGGCGATGGTGACGCCCCAGATCATCGCGCGAGTTCTTCCAGCCGGTCGGCCTGCGCGCGCACGGTCGCGATCATCGCGGCGATCGCCGGGTCGCCTGTGTAATGAACCAGTTCCTTCGGCGGCAAATCAGCCGCGATCCGCCCCTGCGACAGGACGACAACCCGGTCAGCGAGCAGCAGCGCCTCCGCCAGATCGTGCGTGACCATCACCGTCGTCAGCCCCATGCGCTCGTGCAGCGCACGATAGGCCTGCCCGAGTTCGGCCCGCGTGACCGGGTCGAGCGCGCCGAAGGGTTCATCCATCAGCACAATCGCCGGCTCCGCCGCGAGCGCCCGCGCGACCCCGACCCGCTGCGCCTGCCCGCCGGAAAGCTGCGCCGGATAACGCGAAGCCAATTCGAGCGGGAGCGCTACGAGGTCGAGCAATTCGTCAATCTTCGTCTCGCCGCCCGTCAGCTTCGGCACCAGTCCGATATTCTCGGCCACGGTCATGTGCGGGAACAGGCCGATGCCCTGGAACACGTAGCCGATCCGGCGGCGGATCGCGCTCGGCGAGCCATCGACGCCGTCGATCGTCACCGTGCCGCCATCGATCTCCGCCAGCCGGTTGATCGCCTTCAGCAGCGTGGTCTTGCCCGCACCCGACGGTCCGACCAGCGCAACGAATTCGCTCCGACCGATCCGCAGCGACACGCCGTCCAGCACCAAGCGCCCTTCATAGTGTTTCCGGACATCGGCCAGTTCGATCATGGCTTTATGCGGCCTCGCTGCGCAATTGACGGCTGTAGAGCCAGCCGACCCCGATCAGGCTGAAGCCCAGCGCGACGAAACTTGCAATCCGGAGCAGGCCTTCGAGGCCCGATGCATCGAACACGAAAACCTTGGCGACCGCCGCGAGCACCAGCACCAGCGAGGCGATCCGCCAGTCGCGGCGATGCCGGCGGATACCCCACAGCAAATATCCGACCGCCAGCACGATCCCGAGGATCGACCGCAAGATGTCCTCGAACTGGCCGAGGCCTGGCGCCACCAGCAAGGTCCCGTGGAAGGCTTGGCGGATCGTCGCCCATCCGCACAGGCCGATCGCGATCATCAGCGCCGGCT
Coding sequences within it:
- a CDS encoding FAD-dependent oxidoreductase translates to MTLPPQAAAVIEERGAQMFPTLPHDAVERLCRFGEKKTFPQGSQVVKAGEPGMGLIVILSGEVEVTQNNGQIGNAHIVTHGPGSFMGELAQLSGRPSLVDGLALSDVEAVVLPPDKLRAVLIAEASLGEQIMRALILRRVGLLQTGGGGPVIIGSDESSDVLRLTGFLRRNGHPYQVLDPAVDTGAQALVEKFHVEPEQMPFVLCPGGQMLHNPSEDVIARCIGLVGEIDQNKLYDVVVIGAGPAGLATAVYAGSEGLAVLVIDCRSFGGQAGASSRIENYLGFPTGISGLALMARAYNQAQKFGVEFAIPDEATRLECSNDPLRLELKTGETVKTRTLVVAAGAQYRRLEVPDLEKYEGKCVHYWASPLEASLCKGRDVALVGGGNSAGQAVVYLAENARRVTLIVRRPLEATMSQYLVDRIRGLKNIDIVTGSEIVALEDDGDCLGAIITRDRASGAETRHEVRELFSFIGADPNTHWLQASGIKTDPRGFVFTGNEAGGDGRHMLETSRKGVFAVGDVRASSVKRVAASVGDGAQVVAALHPVLAELRERHKQTEEA
- a CDS encoding UBP-type zinc finger domain-containing protein, with the translated sequence MEECAHLDTIEEVTPSAKGCEECLKIGSPWVHLRLCRSCGHVGCCDDSPHRHARAHFHAIGHPIIEGYDPHEGWGWCYVEDVEVELPDQTPQVGPIPRFY
- a CDS encoding alpha/beta hydrolase, producing the protein MPTITTADGTEIFYKDWGPKDAQPIVFHHGWPLSADDWDNQMMFFLGEGFRVIAHDRRGHGRSSQSDGGHDMDTYAADMIELADHLDLKDAVHVGHSTGGGEVIHYVARAKPGRVAKAVLIGAVPPLMLKTEANPGGIPREGFDTFRAGTANNRAQFFLDVPSGPFYGYNRPGAKIDEGVIRNWWRQGMMGSVKAHYDCVKAFSETDFTEDMKSVDVPVFLMHGEDDQVVPIADSALIGIKLLKHGSIKTYPGYPHGMCTTHPEVINPDLLAFIKE
- a CDS encoding ABC transporter permease/substrate-binding protein; its protein translation is MIWGVTIAELLRLMQAHLLLSACAVLAAAAIGLPIAIWAAHNRRASAPLLGAISLAQTIPGLALLALFYPLLLLIARATGWPIPALGFLPALLALTVYALLPIVRNGVAAIRGIDPALREAADGLGMTGTQRLRLVELPLGAPVILAGIRTAAVWTIGTATLATTIGQPSLGDLIFSGLQTENWQRVLVGCVAAAVLALVADGLLALIESGLARRSRPRWITGLALLLAASATAFVGPAGTQQRTIVVGAKNFSEQYILAGLIEDRLHRAGFKTERRDNLGSAIAYRAVAAGDIDVYVDYSGTLWANVLKRNDNPPSKEMLAALTSELAKRDGVTLQGSLGFENAYAFAMKRGRAEALGIRSLTDLASQAPQLKLASDLEFLSRPEWQAVDRAYGLRFRDARSYSPTFMYRALSDGAADVISAFSSDGRISAQDLVTLSDPRHALPGYDAVLLLRPGADPKLAEALKPLVGKIGIDAMRQANWMVDRDKDKRTPGEAAKWLGTTVEGRGGG
- a CDS encoding ATP-binding cassette domain-containing protein, with amino-acid sequence MIELADVRKHYEGRLVLDGVSLRIGRSEFVALVGPSGAGKTTLLKAINRLAEIDGGTVTIDGVDGSPSAIRRRIGYVFQGIGLFPHMTVAENIGLVPKLTGGETKIDELLDLVALPLELASRYPAQLSGGQAQRVGVARALAAEPAIVLMDEPFGALDPVTRAELGQAYRALHERMGLTTVMVTHDLAEALLLADRVVVLSQGRIAADLPPKELVHYTGDPAIAAMIATVRAQADRLEELAR
- a CDS encoding lysophospholipase, which encodes MQEATFQSSDGLKIFYRSWAAEGPPKAVIVINHGFNSHSGQYIPVAEQFSKAGFAVFALDMRGRGKSEGKRFFVNDVKEHTGDLHHMILLAKADYPELPVFLLGHSAGGVVSATYVLEHQDELAGFVCEDFAFKIPAPDFALAAIKFLGRIFPNLPILKLKMQDFTRDPEAVARLLADPLTKNETQPATTVAALARADDHLKVSFGQITLPLLILHGTADKATMYQGSQFFLDHASSADKTLKLYEGHYHDLLADIGKEQVLADILGWIDAHLK